Genomic DNA from Streptomyces venezuelae:
AGGGCCGCCGACGGGGTGGTCGTGGTGCTCCAGCGCGGAACGCTGCGCGTGGTCAGTGCGGGAGCCCTGCGGGATGCGGTACGCCGGACGTCGAGGGGCGTGGGAACCGGAGGCGGCAGTGGCGTGACGGGTATGAGCTGGGCGCGCTCGCGTAGGCCGCGCAGCATCTGGTCCTTCCAGCGCGGCAGTGGCGCGGGGTCGGACACGCTCTCGGTGATGGCCGTCAGCAACACGGTCGGGGTGTTCGTGGAGGCGGTGGCGTACCAGCCGGACGTTTTCGGGCCGCCCCTCATGTACCAGCGGGCCTCAAGGGTGGTGAGTTCCCGCTCCGGATCGAGGCGGCCGGTGGCGAATTCGAGTCCGGCCATGCCGTCCGGGGTCTGCAGTTCCATGACGCCCTGCCGCGGGCGTGGCATCTTCCAGCCCCGGTTGATCAGCGGGACGATCGCTTGGAAGGCGTCGAGCTCGGGGGAGGCGGGATCGGGGCGGGCGAGGTAGCGCTCGGGCCCTTCTTGATACGCCGACGCCAGAGCGGTGGTGAAGGCGGTGACGAATTCGGTGGGGCTCTGATCGTTGAAGCTGACGCCCCAGGCGGGCGGGCCGAAGTGGTCCTCGTAGGCGTTGATGCGCCACAGCCTGTCGTCGTCGCCTTCGGGCAGGTAGCCGAGGCGGATCTTGCGGTCGGGGGCGGTGACGTAGACGTTGCCGAGGTCGTCGTGGGTGAGGTCCCAGCCGAGCGCGAGGAGGGGTTCAAGGGCCGGGTCGCCGGTGTAGGTGCTGCCGGCGAGGTAGCGGGGGAAGACGTAGACGTCGCCGTCAACAGCGGAAGCGGGATCGTTCAAGGGGCCATCCGGATAAAAGTCGGGGCGGCTGCACGCGGCAGGTCTAGGCGGGGGTGACCTGGACGGACAGGTGCCGGTACGCCTCGGTGGAGCGGGCGCGGGCGATCTTGGCGCTGGGCCCGGTGGTGATCAGGTAGCCGATGCGGGCGCTGAACATGTCGCCGTGTGGCGGCAGCACGAGCTGCTCGCCGGCGTCGCGGGTGAAGGTGACGCGCTCGAGCCAGTCGCTGCGCTCGGACAGCTCGGTGTTCATGCGGCGCTCGGTGAGGGTTCCGGAGTAGGCGGGGTAGATCAGCCGGATTGCCGCTGCCTGACTGCGCGTTGGGGTGAGGTCGGGCCGTACGCCGCAGGCGACGTCGGCGGCGGCGCGGGCCAGGTCGACGCCGGTGGACAGGTGGACGAGGTGGCCGATCATGTCGCCGGCGAGGCGCGCGTTGACTTCGATCAGTCGGGGGCGGCCGTCGACGATGCGAATCTCGACGTGGCTGACGCCGTCGGTGACGCCGACGGCGTCGAGGGCCGCGACGGCGACCGGTGCCACGGCGGGGAGCAGCGGGTCGTCTGCGTCGACCACGTGGGCCAGCTCCTCGAAGAAGGGTGGCATCCCGACGGCCTTGCGGGTGACGGCGACCACGGTCGTTAGCCCCTGATGGGTGACGCACTCGACGCTCACCTCCTCGCCGTCGAGGTACTCCTCGACCAGGACCTGGGTGCTCTCGACTCCATGGCCGGCGGTCTGCGCGGCGAAGGCGTACGCGGCGGGCAGTTCATGGGCGGTGTCGACGCGGATGACGCCCATGCTCGCGGCGTGCGCGGCGGGCTTGAGGACGACGGGATAGCCGATCAGGGCGGCTGCGTCGGCGGCCTCCTGCTCGGTGCGCACGCCCACGGATACGGCGGAGGGCACCCCGTGGCGGGCGAACAGCGTGCGTGACGTGTGCTTGTTGCGGCAGCCCTGGAGGGCTTCCGGGGTCGTGGTGGTCAGGCCGAGCTGGCGGGCGAGACGGGCGACGGGGACGAGGTACCACTCGGTCCAGGTCATCACGCCGGCCAGCTCGTAGCGCTCGGCGAGGTGGCGCCCGGCCGCGTCCAGTGCGGCCTGTTCGGTGGGGTCGGCGACCGCGTAGTCGAGGAGGAACTCCTTCTCCCAGGTCGGTTCGGCGCCGGAGATCAGGACGACGTCGTAGTGGGCGCGGACGTTTTCGAGGCAATAGGCCCGATACGCGTGTGCCTCCATGTCGGCGGCTGCGACGACCAGGACGACGGGGCGAGGGGACAACAAGGCTCCAAACAATTTCAGGACAGGAGAGGTTGGCGGCATGCGGTCGGGAATCAGGGGGTGCGGCGGCGGCGCAGCTCGAAGGCGGAGGCCCAGTGGGGGTGGTCCGCGATGAGCTTTCGGGCGTACAGGGCGGTGAAGTTGTTGTTCAGGCCGCGCACACCCGCGGGCAGCTGCCAGCGCAGGTCCTCAAACAGCGCCTTCAGCCCGATCCGGGTTGCTCCGGCGGCGATCCGGTCGGTGGCCAGACGCTCCAGCGCGCGGTAGACGTACGGGTGCTCGGCGTCGAACGCGAGGAACCGGTCCATCAGCGTGGGCCGCGATCCTGCGCGAAACGACGGCCGGGATATCGGCAGGTCCAGCTGGTCGGCCGGGGCGTGCGACGTGCGCATGGTGCGTTCTCCTGGAGTGAGCGGAGTGACAAGGAGGGTCAGGCGAAAGAGGTGCGCAGGGCGGAGGCCGCACGCAGCCGGGCGAAGGCGGTGAACAGGCCGGCGGCCTGAAGTACGGCGCAGAGCGTGATGACGTGGCCGAGCTGGGCGGGCGCTACGACGGCGACGACAACGCCGGCGACCGGGAAGGGCAGCAACAGCACCAAGATCGTGAGGGAGAGGGTGGCGCCGAACACCTCCGCGGGGATGAGGTGGGAGCGCAGGGTGCGCAGCACGACGGTCATGCCGCCTTCGCCGGCCATGAGGACGGCGATCAGGGCGAGATAGGCGTGGTAGGTGCTGGCGAAGGAGACGGCCAGACAGGCGCTGGCGGCGATGGTGGCGGAGACGGCACCGACCGGCCACAGGCCGAAGCGGTCGATCGCCCGGCGGCACAGGACGACGGCGCCGAGTGAGGCGACGGCGGCGATGGACCAGACGAATCCGACGTCAGCGGT
This window encodes:
- a CDS encoding DUF317 domain-containing protein: MNDPASAVDGDVYVFPRYLAGSTYTGDPALEPLLALGWDLTHDDLGNVYVTAPDRKIRLGYLPEGDDDRLWRINAYEDHFGPPAWGVSFNDQSPTEFVTAFTTALASAYQEGPERYLARPDPASPELDAFQAIVPLINRGWKMPRPRQGVMELQTPDGMAGLEFATGRLDPERELTTLEARWYMRGGPKTSGWYATASTNTPTVLLTAITESVSDPAPLPRWKDQMLRGLRERAQLIPVTPLPPPVPTPLDVRRTASRRAPALTTRSVPRWSTTTTPSAALPSRSSGPRR
- a CDS encoding ATP-grasp domain-containing protein → MEAHAYRAYCLENVRAHYDVVLISGAEPTWEKEFLLDYAVADPTEQAALDAAGRHLAERYELAGVMTWTEWYLVPVARLARQLGLTTTTPEALQGCRNKHTSRTLFARHGVPSAVSVGVRTEQEAADAAALIGYPVVLKPAAHAASMGVIRVDTAHELPAAYAFAAQTAGHGVESTQVLVEEYLDGEEVSVECVTHQGLTTVVAVTRKAVGMPPFFEELAHVVDADDPLLPAVAPVAVAALDAVGVTDGVSHVEIRIVDGRPRLIEVNARLAGDMIGHLVHLSTGVDLARAAADVACGVRPDLTPTRSQAAAIRLIYPAYSGTLTERRMNTELSERSDWLERVTFTRDAGEQLVLPPHGDMFSARIGYLITTGPSAKIARARSTEAYRHLSVQVTPA